Proteins encoded by one window of Anopheles maculipalpis chromosome 2RL, idAnoMacuDA_375_x, whole genome shotgun sequence:
- the LOC126558703 gene encoding glycine N-methyltransferase — MPQADTVFQSRSDGISAEGVRDQYADGKAAKVWEIFIGDKKSRTENYRNFLVEKLRENGVRRILDVACGTGVDSIMLLEEGFEVVSIDASDKMLKYALKERWNRRKEASFDKWVIEEANWLTLYDDIKHLLNGGFDAVMCLGNSFAHLLDNFGDQREQIQAIRNFEKCVKPGGLLLIDHRNYDNIMDTGATPAKCIYYNSSHTTDIKTSVLYVASKPTLVTLDYQISTGNDVSEFRLSYYPHKLRVFEEILQTIFRGNKLHEIYGDFKPLTGVANPAFYIHVVQKASS; from the exons ATGCCGCAAGCTGACACCGTGTTCCAGTCGCGCTCGGACGGCATCTCAGCCGAGGGTGTGCGTGATCAGTATGCCGATGGTAAGGCGGCCAAGGTGTGGGAAATTTTCATCGGTGACAAAAAGTCCCGCACGGAAAACTATCGCAACTTCTTGGTGGAAAAGCTGCGCGAAAATGGTGTGCGCCGCATATTGGATGTCGCCTGCGGTACGGGTGTGGATTCTATCATGCTTCTGGAGGAAGGATTTGAAGTCGTGTCCATTGATGCCTCAGATAAGATGCTCAAGTACGCGCTGAAGGAACGTTGGAATCGCCGCAAAGAAGCTAGTTTTGATAAATGGG TTATTGAGGAGGCAAACTGGCTTACCCTATACGATGACATTAAGCATTTACTTAACGGTGGTTTCGATGCGGTCATGTGCCTTGGTAACTCGTTCGCCCATCTGCTCGATAACTTTGGCGACCAGCGCGAACAGATTCAGGCCATACGTAACTTTGAAAAATGCGTCAAGCCCGGCGGTTTGCTATTGATCGATCACCGCAACTACGACAATATCATGGACACTGGTGCAACGCCCGCTAAATGCATTTACTACAAT AGCAGTCACACGACGGACATCAAAACATCGGTACTGTATGTAGCCTCCAAGCCCACGCTTGTCACACTGGACTACCAGATCAGCACGGGTAACGATGTCAGCGAGTTCCGGTTATCATATTATCCGCACAAGCTGCGCGTGTTTGAAGAAATTCTGCAAACAATCTTCCGAGGCAACAAGCTGCACGAGATCTACGGTGACTTTAAGCCACTCACCGGTGTCGCCAATCCGGCCTTTTACATTCACGTTGTACAGAAAGCTTCCTCCTAA
- the LOC126557795 gene encoding probable cytochrome P450 313b1, protein MLVSLAFVIVAFSLLVLCWIVGRWRRWKHYKLSTDLDGPRDYPLIGSAHLFLGKSTEEQFRCILDISQSYQSPCRIWLGPKLFVFIDNADDLQIVLNSANCLEKADVYRFFQCETGLFSAPANIWRVHRKHLSPCFNAKILASFVSIFNVKSAVLVDQLVPHVNKTKLFNVYEYIAKCTLDMVCATTLGTNMNLQNEQGDEYIGAIERASELLNHRLYKVWLHPEWIYRLTSYYKIQQQCYATAYKMSRRVLALKSDELAEIRNRTASKTSKPNEKQLTDEYRKPQIYIDQLFRLAKETDVFDEQAIRDEIDTIILGGNETSALTLSHVVLMLAIHQDVQQRVYEEIVTTLGGSIGEVENEHLSRLTYMEMVLKETMRLFPVGPIIARQCTEDTKISRTTIPSGVTVVLGIFNVQRSELHWGSAANSFDPDNFLPERIADRHPYCFLPFSAGPRNCIGYKYGLMSMKVMLCHLLTAYRFSTDLTMDQLTLKLDITLKIANKHMVRVVRR, encoded by the exons ATGTTAGTGTCGTTAGCGTTTGTGATAGTGGCGTTCAGTTTACTGGTACTTTGTTGGATTGTTGGCCGATGGAGAAGATGGAAACACTACAAACTATCAACCGATTTAGATGGTCCACGGGATTATCCTTTAATCGGTAGTGCGCATCTATTCCTCGGCAAGAGTACGGAGGAGCAGTTTCGGTGTATACTGGACATCAGCCAGAGCTATCAATCGCCCTGTCGTATTTGGCTCGGACCGAAGTTGTTTGTGTTCATTGATAATGCAGACGATCTGCAGATTGTGCTAAACTCGGCAAACTGTCTCGAGAAGGCAGACGTGTATCGGTTTTTTCAGTGTGAAACGGGCTTGTTTTCGGCACCGGCCAACATTTGGCGCGTGCATCGTAAGCATCTTAGCCCTTGCtttaatgcaaaaatattgGCTAGTTTTGTTTCTATATTTAATGTAAAAAGTGCCGTACTGGTAGATCAACTGGTGCCGCATGTGAATAAAACGAAGTTGTTCAATGTGTATGAATACATTGCAAAATGCACGCTGGATATGGTTTGTG CTACAACCTTAGGTACTAACATGAACCTCCAGAATGAGCAAGGTGACGAATATATTGGTGCAATTGAAAG AGCATCAGAATTGTTAAACCATCGACTGTACAAGGTGTGGCTGCATCCAGAGTGGATCTATCGCTTAACGTCCTACTACAAAATTCAGCAACAATGTTACGCAACTGCCTACAAAATGTCGCGCCGTGTACTTGCCTTGAAAAGTGATGAACTAGCAGAAATAAGGAATCGTACCGCTAGCAAGACCTCGAAGCCAAACGAAAAGCAACTGACAGATGAATATCGCAAACCTCAAATCTATATCGATCAGCTATTTAGACTCGCCAAAGAAACGGACGTGTTCGATGAGCAAGCCATCAGAGATGAAATCGATACGATCATACTGGGTGGAAACGAAACATCAGCACTGACACTGTCCCACGTCGTTCTGATGTTGGCCATTCACCAAGATGTGCAGCAGCGAGTGTATGAAGAGATTGTGACAACGCTTGGCGGTTCGATTGGTGAGGTAGAAAACGAACATCTTTCCCGCCTTACGTACATGGAGATGGTTCTCAAGGAAACCATGCGCCTCTTTCCCGTTGGTCCAATTATTGCCCGTCAATGCACGGAAGATACGAAGATTT CCAGGACAACTATTCCGAGCGGAGTGACAGTGGTGCTGGGAATCTTCAACGTACAGCGAAGTGAACTGCACTGGGGTTCGGCAGCGAACTCGTTCGATCCGGACAACTTCCTGCCCGAACGCATTGCTGACCGACATCCGTACTGTTTTCTTCCGTTCAGTGCAGGGCCGCGAAACTGCATCGGGTACAAGTATGGGCTAATGTCGATGAAGGTAATGCTGTGCCATTTACTTACGGCGTACAGGTTTTCCACAGACCTCACGATGGACCAGTTAACGTTAAAGCTAGACATTACGCTTAAGATTGCCAACAAGCACATGGTACGTGTCGTTCGGAGGTAG
- the LOC126557797 gene encoding cytochrome P450 4C1-like: MALQLVLLYIIAALALAALVCVRWKRRKLYAAAATMDGPPCLPLLGHVYLIFGKSSGEDILQVLDRYAPRYKSPIGIWMGPQLVVGIKDNPDYFQTVMNSPHMLNKMDQYNFFRIVNGLFAAPDHAWKSERKLLNRSFNPTMLSSFVDTFNDKDFIMVENLRKFVGNGEIDLHLYIAKCTIDSIFGTAFGKDLNTQGHDGADEYLHCLDTFFSLVFKRMLHVERYPERIYRLTKDFEIESHCVNIIRNMSLDLMKDLKEKSKQTKATSKEDTFEGKPALNFAENLFELAENNPSLTDEHIKDHVDTMIVAGHDTTATTMSNLLLMLAMHPEVQEMVYQEVMSVCPDKTKPVTMEDANNLVYTEMVCKETMRLFPVGPLIGRKCVADVKLDDKHTIPAGCCVALGIYQIHRDPSIWGPEAEKFNPDHFLPEKVAERHPYAYLPFSGGPRNCIGIRYAWLSMKILIAHLVRNYRFKTTLKMEDLVIKFAIILRITNGCLVSIEDRSCSPV, encoded by the exons ATGGCACTGCAGTTGGTGCTTTTGTACATTATTGCGGCATTGGCATTGGCCGCCTTGGTGTGCGTACGGTGGAAGCGACGGAAACTGTATGCTGCGGCGGCAACCATGGATGGGCCACCGTGCTTGCCGCTGCTTGGTCATGTGTATCTAATCTTCGGGAAAAGTAGTGGAG AAGACATTTTGCAAGTATTGGACCGATATGCTCCCAGATATAAGTCTCCAATCGGCATTTGGATGGGACCACAACTGGTAGTTGGCATCAAGGACAATCCCGATTACTTCCAAACGGTCATGAATTCTCCGCACATGCTAAATAAGATGGATCAGTATAACTTTTTCCGGATTGTTAATGGTCTTTTCGCTGCCCCAG ATCACGCATGGAAAAGTGAGAGGAAGCTGCTCAACCGATCGTTTAACCCGACGATGCTGTCCAGCTTTGTCGATACATTCAATGACAAAGACTTCATCATGGTGGAAAACCTTCGCAAATTTGTTGGAAACGGAGAAATTGATCTACATTTGTACATTGCCAAATGTACAATCGACTCTATTTTTG GAACTGCTTTTGGTAAGGATCTCAACACGCAAGGACATGACGGTGCTGATGAATATCTCCATTGCttggacacatttttctcgcTAGTGTTCAAGCGTATGCTGCACGTAGAACGCTATCCGGAGCGAATCTATCGCCTGACAAAGGACTTTGAAATCGAATCCCACTGTGTAAACATCATTAGAAACATGTCGCTCGATCTAATGAaagatttaaaagaaaaatccaagCAAACCAAGGCTACATCGAAGGAAGACACATTCGAAGGCAAACCGGCACTTAATTTTGCAGAAAATCTTTTCGAATTAGCAGAGAACAATCCTTCGTTAACTGACGAGCACATCAAGGATCATGTAGATACCATGATTGTGGCTGGTCACGATACAACCGCTACTACTATGTCTAATTTGCTGCTTATGCTTGCCATGCATCCGGAGGTGCAGGAGATGGTTTACCAGGAGGTGATGAGTGTGTGtccagacaaaacaaaaccagtgACAATGGAGGATGCTAACAATCTTGTCTACACGGAGATGGTGTGCAAAGAAACGATGCGGCTATTTCCCGTGGGCCCTTTGATAGGGAGGAAATGTGTTGCGGACGTCAAATTGGATG acaaACACACTATTCCTGCCGGCTGCTGTGTGGCACTGGGAATCTACCAAATACATCGCGATCCTTCCATCTGGGGACCAGAGGCAGAAAAATTCAACCCCGATCACTTCCTTCCAGAAAAGGTTGCAGAAAGACACCCATATGCCTATCTACCGTTCAGTGGAGGACCACGAAATTGTATCGGTATCCGTTACGCCTGGCTGTCGATGAAGATTCTTATTGCTCACCTCGTACGAAACTACCGCTTTAAAACTACGCTCAAGATGGAGGATCTAGTTATTAAGTTCGCTATCATACTTAGAATTACTAACGGGTGCCTTGTGTCGATAGAGGATCGTAGTTGTAGTCCTGTGTAA
- the LOC126567011 gene encoding uncharacterized protein LOC126567011, which yields MPICTLPTVTIYEDFDKLSAKEVYFTESGDKVTVKLLHFPNLSPEEQDHLKTMSDSGDEHDGGNGGSAGGAGTSSESVPRSRKKSFTRKLSNDARKFSALTSRKNSKDAELTAQTNAPILPPNQHTGGQHHHHHHHYHHHHHQYMQQQKPHQNVGTYHHQHYQQSVQLRQRTQSSSHSQYHYQNQLPILQHPPADAGFGGKPEHVGGGGSLRYRIGANRSPSPRQSASLCPGYEQYQMSLLEVPMPRDYGDASSDDLSSEWDSDVPDVRHESGAKPSGWRKLRNIVQWTPFFQTYKKQRYPWVQLAGHQGNFKAGPDQGTVLKKLCPKEEKCFKVLMKDVLRPYVPEYKGQVNSEDGESTYIQLQDLLSDFYQPCVMDCKIGVRTYLEEELSKAKEKPKLRKDMYEKMIQIDQNAPTEEEHRAKGVTKPRYMVWRETISSTSTLGFRIEGIKKSDGTSSKDFKTTKSRDQICDAFREFTDGFPHAMPKYIQRLKAIRATLEYSEFFKSHEVIGSSLLFVHDRHKASVWLIDFAKTVALPETVAITHDSKWKVGNHEDGYLIGINNLIDIFSEVHDRQTVHTLTERIPRLSLPDDSNGIDEDRQRHDGCNLNDEISPTTMPTVSGRCGDKINCVNNNNNYDCKPDDQKLVGSNNSDSTGLRDFVGSNST from the exons ATGCCTATCTGTACGCTACCGACGGTGACAATTTACGAGGACTTTGATAAGCTCAGTGCGAAGGAAGTGTACTTCACGGAGTCAGGCGATAAGGTGACGGTCAAGCTGCTTCACTTTCCTAACCTCAGCCCCGAAGAGCAGGATCATCTGAAGACCATGTCGGACAGTGGTGATGAGCATGATGGTGGAAATGGTGGATCGGCAGGAGGTGCAGGAACTTCCAGCGAATCGGTACCACGCAGTCGGAAGAAGTCCTTCACCCGGAAGCTTTCCAATGATGCGCGTAAATTTTCTGCCCTTACTAGTCGCAAAAATTCGAAGGACGCAGAACTGACCGCACAGACCAATGCTCCAATCCTTCCACCAAATCAACATACGGGAGGgcagcatcatcaccatcaccatcactatcaccatcaccaccaccaatacatgcagcagcagaagccgCATCAGAACGTTGGCACGTACCATCATCAACATTATCAGCAGTCGGTACAATTGCGACAGCGAACGCAGAGTTCGTCCCACTCGCAATACCATTATCAAAATCAGCTTCCAATACTGCAACATCCGCCAGCGGATGCTGGATTTGGCGGTAAGCCAGAGCATGTGGGTGGAGGTGGCTCACTGCGATACCGGATCGGTGCAAATCGGTCACCCTCCCCGCGCCAGTCCGCCAGCCTCTGTCCGGGGTACGAGCAGTACCAGATGTCGCTGCTGGAGGTACCGATGCCACGTGATTATGGCGACGCATCGAGTGATGATTTGAGCTCCGAATGGGACTCGGACGTTCCGGACGTCCGACATGAATCTGGAGCGAAG CCTTCTGGATGGCGTAAGTTACGCAACATCGTTCAGTGGACACCGTTCTTCCAGACGTACAAAAAGCAGCGCTACCCTTGGGTGCAGTTAGCTGGGCATCAGGGAAACTTCAAAGCAGGACCGGACCAAGGAACGGTGCTTAAGAAGTTATGCCCCaaagaggaaaaatgttttaag GTCCTGATGAAGGATGTCTTGAGACCTTATGTTCCCGAGTACAAGGGTCAGGTCAACAGTGAAGATGGAGAAT CGACATACATACAGCTGCAGGATTTACTCAGCGACTTCTACCAGCCGTGTGTGATGGACTGTAAAATAGGCGTTAGAACCTATCTGGAAGAGGAACTGTCGAAAGCCAAAGAGAAGCCGAAACTTCGAAAA GATATGTAtgaaaaaatgatacaaatcGATCAAAACGCACCCACTGAAGAGGAGCACCGTGCTAAAGGTGTTACAAAGCCACGCTACATGGTGTGGAGGGAAACCATTTCCAGTACGTCTACGCTCGGATTTCGAATAGAG GGTATTAAAAAGAGCGATGGAACGAGTTCAAAGGATTTCAAAACGACAAAATCGCGGGACCAAATATGTGATGCATTCCGCGAATTCACCGACGGATTTCCTCATGCAATG CCTAAATACATTCAACGACTAAAGGCAATCCGGGCGACGCTGGAATACTCGGagtttttcaaaagtcacGAAGTGATAGGCAGCTCCTTGCTGTTCGTTCACGATCGGCACAAGGCAAGCGTATGGCTGATTGACTTTGCCAAAACGGTCGCACTGCCGGAGACTGTGGCAATAACGCATGACAGCAAATGGAAGGTGGGCAACCACGAGGATGGATACCTGATCGGGATCAACAATCTTATCGACATCTTCAGCGAAGTGCATGATCGTCAAACAGTGCATACACTGACCGAGCGGATACCCAGGCTTTCTTTGCCAGACGACAGCAACGGTATCGACGAGGACCGGCAGCGTCACGATGGATGTAATCTGAACGATGAGATCTCACCTACCACAATGCCAACCGTCTCGGGCCGGTGTGGCGATAAAATTAACTGCgtgaacaataacaataattacGACTGCAAGCCAGATGATCAGAAACTGGTGGGCAGCAACAACTCGGACAGTACAGGTCTGCGTGACTTTGTTGGATCAAATTCGACCTGA